A single window of Uloborus diversus isolate 005 chromosome 5, Udiv.v.3.1, whole genome shotgun sequence DNA harbors:
- the LOC129223060 gene encoding uncharacterized protein LOC129223060 has product MVDFNKDFDEYDAENEDKDPSKAIIIDIQATEEKKDEINALKLTVVQETEFRTVLKQKLSLVTTNVPYKFSSGYKDADKKLVLDAIADFNNRTCVRFEPRKNETTYLLIDTGSG; this is encoded by the exons ATGGTAGACTTCAACAAAG ATTTCGATGAATATGATGCAGAAAATGAAGACAAAGATCCTTCCAAAGCTATAATCATTGATATACAAGCGACGGAAGagaaaaaagatgaaataaatgCGTTAAAACTTACAGTTGTCCAAGAAACAGAG TTTAGAACAGTCTTGAAACAGAAGCTTTCCTTGGTAACTACAAATGTCCCATACAAATTTTCATCAGGTTACA AGGATGCTGACAAGAAGCTAGTTTTGGATGCCATTGCCGACTTCAACAACAGAACTTGTGTGCGTTTCGAACCGAGGAAAAATGAAACGACATACCTTTTGATTGACACTGGATCTgggtaa